Proteins from a single region of Oryza brachyantha chromosome 6, ObraRS2, whole genome shotgun sequence:
- the LOC102710993 gene encoding protein ALTERED XYLOGLUCAN 4-like, with amino-acid sequence MVTNFLQNHQLQNNQFLLPKRQFVTYALYALIPLALLHYLLFNPVATAKKPPVAVAQARDDAAVIISSHHEHVKVNAKQLPPDQGDHEVLKKKDAKAREVAAPPCEYSDGEWVPDARPPLYNGTSCATIKDGQNCMAHGRPDTGYLYWRWKPRRCDLPAFSPEAFLGWLRNKHLAFVGDSLARNQAESLLCLLASRSPPELVYRDGEENKFRRWAFREHNATVSIFWSPFLVKVAEKAEHAGVRHNNVFLDSFDERWLSQLGALDAVVLSIGHWFLIPGIYHDAGEVVGCHDCAEFNHTEVPFFGMFEQAVHRTLAEISRRHVAGADKVVAFTTFSPAHFEGEWDKAGACNKTRPYKNGDKEAGYTEAEMRKTVVEEVAAAAAAAGTGLRFAALDVTTLADLRPDGHPGPYMRADPFAGGAGPRVQNDCVHWCLPGAIDTFNEILLQTITSS; translated from the exons ATGGTGACCAACTTCCTGCAGAACCATCAGCTCCAGAACAACCAGTTCTTGCTCCCCAAGAGGCAGTTCGTGACCTACGCCCTCTACGCTCTCATCCCTCTCGCCCTCCTCCATTACCTTCTCTTCAACCCTGTGGCCACCGCCAAGAAgccgccggtggcggtggctcaGGCGAGGGATGACGCTGCGGTCATCATCTCGTCTCACCATGAGCATGTCAAGGTCAATGCCAAGCAGCTGCCTCCGGACCAAGGAGATCATGAAGTGCTGAAGAAGAAGGATGCGAAAG CCAGAGaagtggcggcgccgccgtgtgAGTACTCCGACGGCGAATGGGTGCCGGACGCGCGGCCGCCCCTGTACAACGGGACGAGCTGCGCCACGATCAAGGACGGCCAGAATTGCATGGCGCACGGCAGGCCCGACACCGGATACCTCTACTGGCGGTGGAAGCCGCGGCGGTGCGACCTCCCGGCGTTCTCCCCGGAGGCGTTCCTCGGCTGGCTCCGGAACAAGCACCTCGCCTTCGTCGGCGACTCGCTGGCGCGCAACCAGGCGGAGTCGCTGCTCTGCCTCCTGGCGTCCCGCTCCCCGCCGGAGCTCGTGTACCGGGACGGCGAGGAGAACAAGTTCCGGCGGTGGGCGTTCCGCGAGCACAACGCCACCGTGTCCATCTTCTGGTCGCCGTTCCTGGTGAAGGTCGCCGAGAAGGCGGAGCACGCCGGCGTGCGGCACAACAACGTGTTCCTGGACTCGTTCGACGAGCGGTGGCTGTCCCAGCTGGGCGCGCTCGACGCCGTCGTGCTCTCCATCGGGCACTGGTTCCTGATCCCGGGCATCTaccacgacgccggcgaggttgTCGGCTGCCACGACTGCGCCGAGTTCAACCACACCGAGGTCCCCTTCTTCGGCATGTTCGAGCAGGCGGTCCACCGGACGCTCGCCGAGATCAGCCGGcgccacgtcgccggcgcggacAAGGTGGTGGCGTTCACGACGTTCTCGCCGGCGCACTTCGAGGGGGAGTGGGACAAGGCCGGCGCGTGCAACAAGACGCGGCCGTACAAGAACGGCGACAAGGAGGCCGGGTACACGGAGGCGGAGATGCGGAAGACCGTCGTGgaggaggtcgccgccgccgccgccgccgccggcacgggCCTGCGGTTCGCGGCGCTGGACGTGACGACGCTGGCCGACCTCCGGCCGGACGGGCACCCCGGCCCGTACATGCGCGCCGACccgttcgccggcggcgcgggcccGCGGGTGCAGAACGACTGCGTGCACTGGTGCCTCCCTGGCGCCATCGACACGTTCAACGAGATTCTGCTCCAGACCATCACCAGCAGctga